One Paenibacillus riograndensis SBR5 DNA segment encodes these proteins:
- a CDS encoding non-ribosomal peptide synthetase, whose protein sequence is MSNIDLLNAEILESVKANRLDQKLALKILHQLNSGPAEAENRTADDIAIIGIACRFPFADTLEQYWDNLLNGINGITDFPLKRRKDIDPLLQKVMETPVYGKGSYLEQVDSFDAEYFRLSPKEAEFMDPHQRLMLEVAAEAIEDAGYMGEKIYGTQTGVFIGRDHHSSGLYQQFIDSSNELAMTGNLPSFISGRIAFFFNLTGPNQVIDTACSSGLVALHQGCESLRHKECTMAIVGGISLNLLPLANSSFKIVENNDGKVRPFDKNATGTTWGEGLSAIMIKPLREALKDKDRIYSVVKGSGVNSDGASNYITAPNPEAQERLLIDVWTKAGVHPETISYIETHGTGTVIGDPIEVKAMKQAFDQYTNKKQFCGLGSVKSNIGHLVGASGMASLIKVILSMKHRQLVPTIHFEEPNPYIPFSQSPFYMVDKPLAWEAAQGPRRAGISSFGFSGMNCHVLLEEWQQEDQQTVREEPEQPRIFPVSAKTKSGLLELLQRYSQFLQTHQRADFQNLVYTAQLGREHFAHRLAIIAKDASELWRKIAAVLLNDVDQLPESIGYYGYFPIRQKAKNNMAQQDLSEAKTRAAYDKARRLVRQIAENPAQAAEGSLEELAQLYVQGTRVDWNALWTGQAVQTARLPVYPFTKTRHWPAPAPTEGAFPGVPGPLLGECTVKTAGMRIYAATLSGKEHWLLQEHRILGNGVWPGVAYLEMAKAASGYFFAGENVVLRQVTLQNMLICPPDETRVVHTIIREEQDHAAFTIASMKEGGHTENWIIHAQGEIYPQAEPKMPVIALEPLIQVMNEESVELFTPILTAGIQYGPSWKCIRRFYQNESAAVLHIGSTDGASAREPFSLHPALMDTALSFWHLLRQREEAADLPAFPFYYESIRIFGVMPASFFSYVRKRETHGDHRETASYDISLIDEAGNVFAEVENYTLKKVSPALISKDLFYRINWVKSPRPDGGSRIGGTVLLFGNDCRATREFIRHMEAGDVELIQVVQGEAYRKEKDSRYVVGNAAADYIQLFADLQGRNVSRMIHGYALDEDSGADSLSSLQAVQEKSVQSLFFIIKALVQAKYKEQIELVLLGKQGYEVTGGEKELEPCYAAFYNLGKVADTEYPNLKCRSIDLGDETEWGAVLEEIFGERTANQVAYRENKRFIEELARYVEEEPEEPIVLQEGGLYVITGGTGGIGLELARYLSSKSKVKLGLLSRSGLPPREAWEDIRQSGTEPGTSRKIELLEEIERSGSQVMICPCDISDGQQLKHCLMQLREAYGPVKGIIHAAGIAGSGYLFTKDWSDFTRVTAPKIEGTYLLYSLLQEQPDFFVLFSSIATLEGSPGQGDYAAGNGYLDGFAHFLRRKGVRGLTLNWAAWEETGMALDNGALGSKIYRPLKTGTAVHAFSRALQLEEPRVIIADIRLDQLDESVTGKLPLQLSPDLRRTGNRFAQPRPVAAAADTIAIIGHSGAVISEMEQAVAQLWAKTFGLKKMDISKNFYELGGDSIMATQMANLLNTQLHQKLSIAEIFEYPTVSGLAAYLEQSLPSRNEATAKAAGSEAPNAGYDLSKAQHRIWFLQNYDPQTTAYHLPVVKQIREAIDLAVLQQGLDILTRRHSSLRTIIKNVNGIPKQFVVPDKSHVIHFTDYAQEPHKKLLSSKRLEELNTTAFELEQNLFRAELHRYEESDYLLYINMHHIISDGWSMGVFFREWMELYDQIRSKRPIQLAPIALQPVDWVEQEKLWIGSGDYLNMERYWMKELAQPLPVLELPTDYDRPHSIAYDGSYIKFTVSEEVTGQLRLLAKNRSSTLYMTVLAIYFLFLKKLSQEEDIIVGFPVSGREQQEWENIIGLFMNMVCIRVDFRELSSFGGVLEEVKRKCLKAYANGRYPFNTLVEKLNPERDPSRTPVFSTIFQLYDNVPQDNDRMSLYDLSCICKMDGGQIEVRLEYKTSLFTEETIQNYACYLTHLINQVIADPEGQLSRYELLDARHKAEIINQFHPLPVPMNPPDQVCRLFEAQVEQNPDQTAVVFEGERVSYRELDELSNQLAAFLVQLEQEPAEPVGVYLGRGIHMIAVLLGILKSGRPYVPLDPDFPPERIAYMIRHSGLRTVVSDGASIPKLLELASDVLKAVIDVAGDSTPAGTADHLSCYKYSDIRKQPVARIPSKAASELMYIIYTSGSTGTPKGVMVSQPNVINYLLWSRQQFQLGPQHHMMLVTSISFDISVFEIFGCLSSGATLHVVSSDRLRDPALLLAYMNQHKINFWHSVPVLMNQFLFGLSSQDEKEIACLQHFDTVAIGGEAWSPKLAGDIRRSFPRAKLYNLYGPTEATIWATYYEAASDLTGKTVVPLGQPISNNRIFILDKDGNLCGPGIPGEICISGAGVTPGYFRDEETTAGVFRTHPFTDQIVYHTGDIGKYGMGGQLEYIARKDGMVKVRGYRIEAGEIEHTLYRLEGLKSAAVVAVNEGESNKLICYYTAARDIPVREIQACLQQTLPLYMIPSRFIRLEVLPATSNGKTDRKALQALPLLREPAEQAVMHLPENDAEEFLLQVWRELLGIENIGTEQNFFDIGGNSHLIVQLQARIEQKYMKRVKVIDLFRCKTVRAMADYIQGSAQEPEQADAKTKPGKTQDDISDIMQLLDEYSEGETSVEEILKKLGE, encoded by the coding sequence ATGAGTAACATCGATCTGTTGAATGCCGAAATTCTGGAGAGCGTCAAGGCCAACCGTCTGGACCAAAAGCTCGCGCTGAAAATTCTGCACCAATTAAACAGCGGCCCGGCGGAAGCGGAGAACCGTACAGCCGATGATATCGCCATCATTGGCATCGCCTGCCGCTTTCCTTTTGCCGATACGCTTGAGCAATACTGGGACAACCTGCTTAACGGAATCAATGGCATCACGGATTTTCCGCTGAAGAGACGTAAGGATATCGATCCTTTATTGCAAAAAGTGATGGAGACGCCCGTATACGGTAAAGGAAGCTATCTGGAACAAGTCGATTCGTTCGATGCTGAATATTTTCGCCTGTCCCCCAAGGAAGCCGAGTTCATGGACCCGCATCAGCGCCTGATGCTGGAAGTGGCCGCTGAGGCGATTGAAGATGCCGGATATATGGGTGAAAAAATATACGGGACACAAACAGGAGTATTCATTGGTAGGGACCACCACTCTTCCGGACTGTATCAGCAATTCATCGACTCTTCCAACGAGTTGGCTATGACCGGCAATCTTCCCAGTTTTATTTCAGGAAGGATTGCCTTTTTCTTTAATTTGACCGGCCCCAATCAGGTCATTGATACCGCATGCTCCTCCGGATTAGTTGCCCTGCACCAGGGCTGTGAATCGCTTAGGCATAAGGAATGTACAATGGCCATTGTCGGCGGAATCAGTCTCAACCTGCTGCCGCTTGCTAACTCTTCATTCAAAATTGTGGAAAACAATGACGGCAAGGTGCGCCCCTTCGATAAAAATGCCACGGGAACGACTTGGGGAGAAGGGCTGTCTGCCATCATGATCAAGCCGTTGCGCGAAGCGCTCAAAGACAAGGACCGGATCTACTCAGTGGTCAAAGGCAGCGGGGTGAACAGCGATGGAGCATCCAACTACATTACAGCTCCCAATCCGGAAGCTCAGGAGCGGCTGCTGATTGATGTATGGACTAAGGCCGGAGTACATCCGGAAACCATTTCTTACATCGAAACCCACGGGACAGGAACTGTAATTGGAGACCCTATCGAAGTGAAGGCGATGAAGCAGGCCTTTGATCAATATACGAATAAAAAACAATTTTGCGGACTTGGGTCTGTAAAGTCCAATATCGGTCATCTCGTGGGGGCTTCGGGAATGGCCTCCCTTATCAAGGTCATCCTGTCCATGAAGCACCGGCAGCTGGTTCCCACGATTCATTTTGAAGAGCCGAATCCATATATTCCATTCTCCCAGTCGCCGTTCTATATGGTGGACAAGCCGCTTGCCTGGGAAGCTGCCCAGGGGCCACGGCGCGCGGGCATCAGTTCTTTTGGTTTTAGCGGCATGAACTGTCATGTGCTTCTGGAGGAATGGCAGCAGGAAGATCAGCAGACGGTGCGGGAGGAACCGGAGCAACCACGGATTTTTCCCGTATCTGCAAAAACGAAGTCCGGTTTGCTGGAGTTACTGCAAAGATACTCTCAATTTCTGCAAACCCATCAGCGCGCGGATTTTCAGAATCTCGTCTATACGGCCCAGCTTGGCCGGGAGCATTTCGCCCACCGGCTGGCCATTATCGCCAAGGATGCCTCTGAGTTATGGCGGAAAATCGCTGCGGTCCTTCTGAACGATGTGGACCAGCTTCCTGAATCCATCGGGTATTACGGGTATTTCCCCATCAGGCAAAAAGCGAAAAATAATATGGCCCAGCAGGACCTGTCGGAGGCCAAAACGAGGGCCGCCTATGACAAAGCCCGCCGGCTGGTCCGGCAAATCGCTGAAAACCCTGCACAGGCTGCCGAGGGCTCTCTTGAAGAGCTGGCTCAATTATATGTCCAGGGCACGCGTGTGGATTGGAACGCACTATGGACCGGACAAGCCGTACAGACTGCCCGGCTCCCGGTCTATCCGTTTACCAAAACAAGGCACTGGCCGGCACCTGCGCCAACTGAAGGAGCATTCCCAGGTGTTCCGGGGCCGCTTCTGGGCGAGTGTACCGTCAAAACAGCGGGAATGCGGATATACGCCGCGACGCTGTCCGGCAAGGAGCATTGGCTTCTGCAAGAGCACCGCATTCTCGGGAATGGTGTATGGCCGGGAGTGGCCTATCTCGAAATGGCCAAGGCTGCAAGCGGATATTTCTTTGCCGGGGAGAATGTAGTGTTGAGGCAGGTCACCTTGCAAAATATGCTGATCTGCCCGCCGGATGAGACCAGGGTTGTGCATACGATTATTCGTGAGGAGCAGGATCATGCTGCCTTTACGATAGCCAGTATGAAGGAAGGCGGACACACGGAGAACTGGATCATCCATGCACAAGGGGAGATTTATCCGCAGGCTGAGCCCAAGATGCCTGTAATTGCGCTGGAGCCACTGATTCAGGTGATGAACGAAGAGAGTGTTGAGCTATTTACTCCGATTCTTACAGCGGGAATTCAGTATGGTCCAAGCTGGAAGTGCATCCGCAGGTTTTACCAGAACGAAAGTGCCGCTGTACTCCATATCGGATCAACGGATGGGGCTTCAGCACGTGAACCATTTTCACTTCATCCTGCACTTATGGACACGGCGCTCAGTTTCTGGCATCTGCTGAGACAAAGGGAAGAAGCGGCTGATCTGCCGGCATTTCCCTTCTATTATGAATCCATCCGCATCTTTGGGGTGATGCCGGCTTCCTTTTTCAGCTATGTACGGAAAAGGGAGACGCACGGAGATCACCGGGAGACGGCCTCTTACGATATTAGCCTGATCGATGAGGCAGGCAATGTTTTTGCGGAAGTGGAGAATTATACCTTGAAGAAAGTTTCTCCGGCGCTGATTTCAAAAGACCTTTTCTACCGGATCAATTGGGTGAAGTCTCCACGGCCGGATGGAGGAAGCCGGATAGGGGGGACTGTACTCCTGTTCGGAAACGATTGCAGGGCAACCCGGGAATTCATCAGGCACATGGAGGCCGGAGACGTTGAGCTGATTCAGGTCGTCCAAGGGGAGGCGTATCGCAAAGAGAAGGACAGCCGTTATGTAGTCGGTAATGCGGCAGCGGATTATATTCAGTTGTTTGCCGATTTGCAGGGCCGGAACGTAAGCCGGATGATTCATGGCTATGCCCTTGACGAAGATAGCGGGGCAGACAGTCTCTCCAGTTTGCAGGCGGTCCAGGAAAAGAGTGTCCAAAGCCTGTTTTTTATCATAAAAGCGTTGGTGCAGGCGAAATACAAAGAGCAGATCGAGTTGGTGCTGCTGGGCAAACAAGGCTATGAGGTTACCGGGGGTGAAAAAGAGCTTGAGCCCTGCTATGCGGCCTTCTACAATCTGGGGAAGGTTGCGGATACGGAGTATCCTAACCTGAAGTGCCGCAGTATCGACCTGGGCGATGAGACAGAATGGGGAGCGGTACTGGAGGAAATCTTCGGGGAGCGCACTGCGAATCAGGTGGCTTACCGCGAGAATAAGCGATTTATCGAGGAACTTGCCCGCTATGTGGAAGAAGAGCCGGAAGAGCCGATTGTGCTGCAGGAAGGCGGTTTGTATGTAATCACCGGCGGAACCGGCGGGATCGGGCTGGAGCTTGCCAGGTACCTGTCCTCGAAGAGCAAGGTCAAGCTCGGACTATTAAGCCGCAGCGGCCTGCCGCCCCGTGAGGCATGGGAGGATATCAGACAAAGCGGAACAGAGCCGGGAACAAGCCGGAAAATTGAGCTTCTGGAAGAAATCGAACGCTCAGGCAGCCAGGTCATGATATGCCCATGCGACATCAGTGATGGGCAGCAGCTTAAACACTGCCTGATGCAGCTAAGAGAAGCGTATGGACCGGTCAAAGGGATCATCCATGCGGCAGGAATCGCCGGCAGCGGTTATCTGTTCACCAAAGACTGGTCTGATTTTACCCGGGTAACAGCACCCAAGATTGAGGGCACTTATCTGCTGTACAGCTTGCTGCAGGAGCAGCCGGACTTTTTTGTTCTGTTCTCCTCAATAGCGACTCTGGAAGGCAGTCCCGGACAGGGTGATTATGCAGCGGGGAACGGCTATCTTGACGGGTTTGCCCATTTTTTACGCAGAAAAGGTGTTCGCGGGCTTACCCTCAACTGGGCTGCCTGGGAAGAGACGGGCATGGCGCTGGATAACGGCGCACTGGGGAGCAAAATATACCGGCCGCTAAAAACCGGCACAGCGGTCCATGCGTTCAGCCGGGCCCTCCAGTTGGAGGAGCCCCGCGTGATCATTGCAGACATACGTTTGGATCAGCTGGATGAATCTGTTACCGGTAAACTTCCACTGCAGCTATCACCTGATCTTAGGAGAACCGGCAATCGGTTTGCACAACCCCGTCCCGTTGCTGCGGCGGCCGATACCATTGCAATTATAGGCCACAGCGGGGCCGTGATAAGCGAAATGGAACAAGCAGTAGCGCAATTGTGGGCGAAGACATTCGGGCTGAAGAAAATGGATATATCGAAGAATTTCTATGAGCTGGGCGGAGACTCCATCATGGCTACGCAGATGGCTAACCTCCTCAATACACAGCTGCACCAGAAGCTGAGTATTGCCGAAATTTTTGAATATCCAACGGTATCCGGGCTTGCGGCTTACCTGGAGCAATCGCTTCCTTCACGGAATGAGGCAACCGCAAAGGCGGCAGGCTCAGAGGCTCCAAACGCCGGTTATGATCTTTCCAAGGCACAGCACCGGATTTGGTTTTTGCAGAACTATGATCCCCAGACAACGGCCTATCATTTACCGGTTGTCAAGCAGATCCGCGAGGCGATTGATCTGGCGGTCCTGCAGCAGGGACTCGACATCCTGACCCGGCGCCACTCTTCGCTGCGGACCATAATCAAGAATGTAAACGGGATTCCGAAGCAGTTCGTTGTGCCGGACAAAAGCCATGTGATCCATTTTACGGATTATGCACAGGAACCGCATAAGAAGCTGCTCTCGTCAAAACGTCTGGAGGAACTGAATACAACCGCTTTTGAGCTGGAGCAAAATTTGTTCCGGGCGGAGCTGCACCGGTATGAGGAAAGCGATTATCTCTTATATATCAATATGCATCATATCATTTCGGATGGATGGAGCATGGGGGTATTTTTCCGCGAATGGATGGAGCTGTATGACCAAATCCGGTCCAAGCGCCCCATTCAATTAGCGCCGATTGCCTTGCAGCCTGTGGATTGGGTAGAACAGGAGAAGCTCTGGATCGGGTCCGGGGATTACCTGAACATGGAAAGATACTGGATGAAAGAGCTGGCCCAGCCGCTCCCGGTTCTGGAACTGCCAACCGATTATGACCGCCCGCATTCCATCGCCTATGACGGAAGCTATATTAAATTCACGGTTTCAGAAGAGGTGACCGGGCAGCTGCGCTTGCTGGCAAAAAACCGCTCATCGACCCTGTACATGACTGTCCTTGCCATCTATTTTCTTTTTTTGAAGAAACTCAGCCAGGAAGAGGACATTATCGTCGGGTTCCCGGTTTCAGGAAGAGAGCAGCAGGAATGGGAAAATATCATCGGATTATTTATGAATATGGTATGCATTCGTGTGGATTTCCGGGAGCTTAGCAGCTTTGGCGGGGTATTGGAGGAGGTCAAACGGAAATGCCTAAAAGCCTATGCCAACGGCAGATATCCGTTCAATACGCTGGTAGAAAAGCTGAATCCGGAAAGAGACCCGAGCAGAACCCCTGTGTTTTCTACCATTTTTCAGCTGTATGATAATGTTCCCCAGGACAATGACAGAATGAGCCTCTACGATTTGAGCTGTATCTGCAAAATGGATGGCGGACAAATCGAAGTCAGGCTGGAGTACAAGACCTCACTTTTCACAGAAGAGACAATACAAAACTATGCCTGCTATTTAACGCACCTGATTAACCAGGTCATCGCGGACCCTGAGGGACAGCTTAGCCGTTATGAATTGCTGGATGCCCGCCACAAAGCGGAGATTATAAACCAATTTCATCCCCTTCCGGTTCCCATGAATCCGCCGGACCAGGTCTGCCGTTTATTTGAGGCGCAAGTGGAGCAGAACCCTGACCAAACGGCTGTGGTCTTTGAGGGGGAACGGGTTAGCTACAGGGAACTGGATGAGCTGTCCAATCAACTGGCAGCCTTTCTGGTGCAGCTTGAACAGGAACCGGCCGAGCCGGTTGGCGTCTATTTGGGACGCGGCATCCATATGATTGCTGTGCTTCTTGGCATTCTCAAGTCTGGCCGTCCATACGTCCCGCTTGATCCGGATTTCCCGCCTGAGCGGATCGCGTATATGATCAGACACAGCGGGCTTAGAACTGTGGTCTCGGACGGTGCGTCTATTCCCAAGCTGCTGGAATTAGCCAGTGATGTTCTGAAGGCGGTCATCGATGTTGCAGGCGATTCCACCCCGGCGGGAACAGCGGATCATCTATCCTGCTATAAGTACTCTGATATCCGCAAGCAGCCCGTGGCCCGTATTCCGTCCAAGGCCGCTTCGGAACTGATGTACATCATTTATACTTCAGGTTCTACGGGAACCCCTAAGGGAGTTATGGTCAGTCAGCCCAATGTGATCAACTATCTTTTGTGGAGCCGACAGCAGTTCCAATTGGGACCGCAGCACCACATGATGCTGGTCACCTCGATCAGCTTTGATATTTCAGTCTTCGAAATCTTTGGTTGTCTGTCCAGCGGGGCAACCCTGCATGTTGTATCGTCAGACAGGCTCAGAGACCCTGCACTATTGTTAGCTTATATGAATCAACACAAGATTAATTTCTGGCACTCGGTGCCTGTGCTGATGAATCAGTTTCTGTTCGGACTCTCTTCGCAGGATGAGAAGGAAATAGCGTGTTTGCAGCATTTTGATACCGTTGCAATTGGCGGCGAAGCCTGGAGCCCTAAGCTGGCAGGAGATATCCGGAGAAGTTTTCCCCGTGCCAAACTATACAATTTGTACGGTCCTACGGAAGCAACGATCTGGGCAACGTATTATGAAGCCGCAAGCGATTTGACAGGCAAAACGGTAGTGCCGCTCGGCCAACCGATTTCGAACAACCGGATTTTCATACTGGATAAGGACGGGAACTTGTGCGGGCCAGGGATTCCAGGTGAAATTTGCATCAGCGGAGCCGGTGTCACGCCGGGCTATTTCAGAGACGAGGAGACAACAGCCGGTGTGTTCCGCACCCACCCATTTACGGATCAGATCGTATACCACACCGGAGATATAGGTAAATACGGCATGGGTGGCCAGCTCGAATATATTGCCCGGAAAGATGGAATGGTCAAGGTAAGGGGTTACCGGATTGAAGCAGGCGAAATTGAACATACCCTCTACAGACTGGAAGGGCTGAAGTCGGCTGCTGTTGTTGCGGTAAACGAAGGAGAGTCGAACAAATTGATCTGCTACTATACAGCGGCACGCGACATCCCGGTCCGGGAGATTCAAGCCTGCTTACAACAAACCTTGCCTTTGTATATGATCCCTTCCCGGTTTATCCGTTTGGAAGTACTGCCCGCTACATCCAATGGTAAAACCGACCGAAAAGCGCTGCAGGCGCTGCCTCTTCTGAGGGAACCCGCTGAACAAGCGGTGATGCATTTGCCGGAGAATGATGCGGAGGAATTTTTGCTGCAGGTGTGGCGCGAATTGCTGGGAATAGAGAACATCGGGACGGAACAAAATTTCTTCGATATCGGCGGAAATTCGCATCTGATCGTCCAGCTTCAAGCCAGAATCGAACAGAAATACATGAAGCGGGTCAAGGTCATTGATCTGTTCCGGTGCAAAACGGTCCGCGCCATGGCAGATTACATCCAGGGGAGTGCTCAAGAACCCGAACAGGCTGACGCCAAAACCAAACCCGGAAAAACACAGGATGACATCAGCGATATCATGCAACTTCTGGATGAGTACAGCGAAGGCGAAACCTCCGTCGAGGAAATCCTAAAGAAACTGGGAGAGTGA